GTGGGAGAAAAAGACAACTCCACCATTGGCGACTTCGTGGAAGCAGAGAACACTCCCCACCCCACCGATGTGACCGACGCGATGATCCGGCGCGAGCAGATTGAAGCGATACTCAGCAAGCTCACCGAGCGCGAGGCGGAAGTGGTGCGCATGCGCTACGGACTGATTGACGGCTACGCGCGCACTTTGGAAGAGGTGGGTCAGGAGCTGGGCGTGACGCGGGAACGGGTGCGGCAGATTGAACTGCGTGCGATTAAGAAGCTGCGCCAGATAGGTCCGCAAGAGCTCGCCAAAATGTAGCGCCCTTCTCCGGCACAGCCGGTTCACATAAAAACGGCGGCAGGAGAAACCCTGCCGCCGTGTCTTTTGTAGGCTACCAGGGGGTAGCAGGTGGCGGAGCGGCGGCGCGCACACTGACCGCAGCAGCACTGCCGGAGTTACCAGCTTTATCTCGCGCCGAGACCACGAACTGCACGTTGCCCGGCTGGCTCCCTCCCCACGATGGGGTGAACTGCACTGCGTAGGTCGCGCCGCTGCCAGCTGAAAGCGTCTGGGTCGCCTCGCTTCCGTCCGGATAGATAGCCTTCATGGTAACGGCATCCACGCCGGAGCTGTCGTCTGTGACGTCTGCTTCCACGCGCACGCTCGTCACGCCGGGCACAATCAGTGTGGATGGCTCTACCACCACCCGGCTGATGGTCGGCGCGGTGGTGTCGGGAGTTACGGGAACACCCCCACCACCGCCGCAGGCAGTCAACACCCATGCCGAGGCCACTATCAGAACGATGAACCGTATCGTCTTCATCGCTGTCCTCCTATCGCGTCAACACCACCGGGATGTTCACCCGTGTCTGGCGTCCGTCTTCGTCTGTGGCGCGCAGTTGTAGCAGGTACGCCCCTGCGGGCAGGGCGATACCGCTATCGTCCGTACCGCGCCATGTCAGCGACTGCGTGCCTTCCACCGCGCGACCGCCAAACGGGTTCAACTGCGCGACCGGTTTGCCGCTGGCGTTCAACACTTCCGCCGTCACCGCAGCTGGTGCAGTCAGGTGGAAGGTGATATGGAACACGCCGCCGCGCGTTCGGGTAGCGGTAACGCCCGTGATTTTCAGCCCGACCCCGCTTTCAGGCTCGGCAATCACCTGGAACTGTCGCGTGGTCTCGCCCGGCGCAGGCACAAACCGATACGACGCGGTCGTGCGCAGATAGTGCCTCTTGCCGGTCTTTTGGTCCACCAGCCACAGCGCGGTGCCGCGTGGCACGCTCGCGATATTGCCGAACGTGAGCGTCAGCGGGCTGTCTGCGTCTGGAGCAGGCGTCCACTCGGCGGAGAGGCTCCACGTTTGCTTGCCCGAACCGCTGCGCACATCCACGGCATACGGCTGTCCGGAGCGAAGCAGCGACAGTTTGAGTGAACCGGCGCTGCTCAATGGCGGTGCTGGCGGCAGCCCCACTGACAAGCCCCGTCCGCTTGTGGAGACGCCTACCGTCACCTCGGCGGTCTCGCCGGCGCATTGCAGGCGCACCGGGAAGCTCCAACCGCTGCGACCGTTTTCTGCGCGACGTCCTGTGGCAGCGCGTCCATCAGCTGGCGCGGGCAGAATGAGGTTACACGCCTGATGCGCGTACACCCAGCACCCTTGCCATGCCCCCAACTGGGAGAGGACACCGGGCACGATGCTGTTGTCATAGACCAGCACGTACTTGCTGCCGTCCCAGGTCCACGCGTAATCTTCCAACCACCCAGCGACTTGTGCCTCCGCCAGGCTCTTGGTCTGGCCGCCCAGACTGACCTGCAACGCGCTGAGGTTCCATGACAGGCTCTCCAGCCACGGGTTGCCGATGAGGTTCCAGCCCTGTTGCAACGGTATCGTGAAGGGCTGCGACTCGTCGGGTACATCGCCGCGAATGGTCGGACGCTGAGCAGTGGGCAGTTGCACCCAGTAGCCCCTGCCGACCTGCAGGGCGACACTGGGATAGCGCACGTAGCCGGAAGCAGGTTCGTACACCGCGAGTTTGTCTGCTTCAAAGCCCAGCACCCGTTGCGCGTTCGGCTCTTCGCTCACTACGGGTAGGGCGATCAAACGCAGACCAGCAGGCAGCTCTGGCGCAACGCCCGCCGTCGTGGTCGCCTGCGGCTCGGCTGGCATCGCCATACGGTTGCCCACCTTATCCTCGCCCACGGCGTAGAAACGATAGGTGTAGCCAAACTTGCCCTTGAAGGATGCGCTTCCCGTCTGCTGGCGGCCATCGTCCGGTGTAAACGCCTGCCACAGCTGGAGTGCACCACCGTTGGCGGAGTACCACACCTCCGCTTGGGTGACGCCAGAGGCGTCATCCGTGCCCTCCCAGCCGACCGAGAAGGTGGGCTTGTTTTGCACTCCGGGCATCTCAGCCATACGCACCTGGGGCGCCTGCTTGTCCAGCGTCAGCACGTGCTCGTTGGTCTTCATCGCCGGGTTCGAACCCAGGTGCGGGTCGAAGGTGATGGTCGCTTTGTTCACGATGCGCGTGCCGGACGCAACCTCTGCCTTCGGGCGGATGCGGAAGGAGACATAGCCTTCACCCTCTGGCTCGTTGTTGTTCGGAGGCAGGAAGCCATTCTCGTGATGCTCTCCCGAGCGGGTATCGATGCCCTTGAAGACCACCCGCAGTTTGCGCGTGGACGGGTCGTAACTGCTCTCCACCCGCACCACGAGGTTGTTGCCGAGGTCAACACCCTGCGACAGTCGGCTCGCAGGCGCAGGCAGCGTGACGTGCCGGTTGCCGAAGCCGAACGCGGTGAACTCCAGCGTGCTGTCGTCGAGGCTTTCATCCAGCACGTCCTCGATGAGCACCTCCTCTGCGCTCGCAGTCGCGGTGGGTAGATTTTCGAAGTAGACGGTGTAGTCTATCGTTTGGCCGTCGGCAATGAAGCCGTCGACGCCTGGTGAGCCGCTCTTCGCGTTGGGGTCCCACGCGCGGGTCACCCGCAGGTTTTTGCATTCCCTGCGCTGGCGCAGCCTGTCTGCAAGACGGCGAAGCTCCTTTCCTTTTTCAATACAATCCTGACCCTCCGCGAGGAAGGCTTTGACCGCGGTAGTGGCAGGGAGTAATGCCCAATCCAGGTCTGGCGCGAGCTGACTGGCAATCTCGCCCAGCAGAATCTCCATCGGGTGGTCTCCCTTTGCCACCTGATAGGCTTTCTCCGCCGCCTTCTGGAACTTTTCGCCGTATTTGGCTTTCACGAAGTCCTTCAATGCCTGTTCGGTGGCGCCTGCCGCCAGTTGCGACAGCCACTCTGCGGCGAAGCTGCCTGCCTGACGGTAGGCGTTGTACAGACGGTTGCTCTGCTCATCCGTCAGGTCGACCCCTTCCAGTGCGAAGTCCTCACGCAATCGTCGTTTAATCATCCGCTCGCAGCTGGCCTGAAGGAGACGGTGTCCTGCCCATGCCTTGATAATGGTGGCGCCGCTCAAGACGAGCACAACCGCCGTCGTCATCGGCTCCAGGCGGGTGCGAATGTGCGCCCGGCTGTCGGTAATCTGAATGACCAGCGAGTAGGTGGCGCTCGCGCCCGGAGCCAGCTGCGGTAGCAACAGCGG
This portion of the Bacillota bacterium genome encodes:
- a CDS encoding DUF11 domain-containing protein — translated: MRVILPPTTREVNSVAMSPDGNFVAYSNYSGPTRVMRVADGREQLSLPSGTGAVWISPDGSKMFVSESGNGVMRSFPDGTELWRTTILWTAAFSPNGGLLAVLRVDGWLRQYHALFDSSDGSVVHALGSASGDFSVDDMVFTPDGKYLLAAARAAGWNYDTAFRVWHVDTGELNQELGGWNMQTVAVHPRGNIMVVADNTWWYIKAIRDLGDTLEFTNILSKQAHTWVGNERGINRVRFDPSGNVFVTVGEDAAVKVWRLQDGMLERALSGHNEPVYDVSIARQGNDLIIAAGGWGGVAVWRVPMTWATNTPPSVQLLYPDPGATVSDWVLSFKATDPDSADQLRFRVELMTEDGTVVKRYDQTVDASAFDKPSASSDEVVSLNLDPTLATGVYRWRVQVTDGWVWSNWSSERTFTLVKPTLPLGQLRTLTMAGGTWRGTVTVPEGATKLFLTARSVETVQNHTMRLFFGGTKIAESVGADILIERNNPAAGDYEVEITPAAAGQIVVYAGTNLLTVRLGQSYTGTVYHNDGYDWLQLDVPAGVRALQLTVEAPGNVTNLDVWRGSIGSWERWSATQRFNPPVRLTISNPREGRYYIRVMDHGQLPQTQVRQYVLSLSGARSSLTASATPGMVSAGDEVAVEVRYANEGDVPASDVVLKCVLPEKMDVVEGSLSEGGTYDTSARTAQWSIGSLGAGASSSASFRVKVAQDAAPGGNLTVRASLESSDLPDGAQTEVAVWVGAPGVRFHNVYTMFNYVDVTVGGLSINREQGTPQVWLLFPVGTATSTEVAADEVTVSEDGTQVRARFALLEKVLQDVAPTLRISHPSIGTQEWQAPTIRTFGMEADLQFNKPFIRWGRRETFQIHVTNPNTVWETPFVKVQLSLQNVPAGENPSIRYWVYNSQGNEVARGTKPAGLSDIPLLLPQLAPGASATYSLVIQITDSRAHIRTRLEPMTTAVVLVLSGATIIKAWAGHRLLQASCERMIKRRLREDFALEGVDLTDEQSNRLYNAYRQAGSFAAEWLSQLAAGATEQALKDFVKAKYGEKFQKAAEKAYQVAKGDHPMEILLGEIASQLAPDLDWALLPATTAVKAFLAEGQDCIEKGKELRRLADRLRQRRECKNLRVTRAWDPNAKSGSPGVDGFIADGQTIDYTVYFENLPTATASAEEVLIEDVLDESLDDSTLEFTAFGFGNRHVTLPAPASRLSQGVDLGNNLVVRVESSYDPSTRKLRVVFKGIDTRSGEHHENGFLPPNNNEPEGEGYVSFRIRPKAEVASGTRIVNKATITFDPHLGSNPAMKTNEHVLTLDKQAPQVRMAEMPGVQNKPTFSVGWEGTDDASGVTQAEVWYSANGGALQLWQAFTPDDGRQQTGSASFKGKFGYTYRFYAVGEDKVGNRMAMPAEPQATTTAGVAPELPAGLRLIALPVVSEEPNAQRVLGFEADKLAVYEPASGYVRYPSVALQVGRGYWVQLPTAQRPTIRGDVPDESQPFTIPLQQGWNLIGNPWLESLSWNLSALQVSLGGQTKSLAEAQVAGWLEDYAWTWDGSKYVLVYDNSIVPGVLSQLGAWQGCWVYAHQACNLILPAPADGRAATGRRAENGRSGWSFPVRLQCAGETAEVTVGVSTSGRGLSVGLPPAPPLSSAGSLKLSLLRSGQPYAVDVRSGSGKQTWSLSAEWTPAPDADSPLTLTFGNIASVPRGTALWLVDQKTGKRHYLRTTASYRFVPAPGETTRQFQVIAEPESGVGLKITGVTATRTRGGVFHITFHLTAPAAVTAEVLNASGKPVAQLNPFGGRAVEGTQSLTWRGTDDSGIALPAGAYLLQLRATDEDGRQTRVNIPVVLTR